A genome region from Tolypothrix sp. PCC 7712 includes the following:
- the ntcA gene encoding global nitrogen regulator NtcA has translation MIVTQDKALANVFRQMATGAFPPVVETFERNKTIFFPGDPAERVYFLLKGAVKLSRVYEAGEEITVALLRENSVFGVLSLLTGNKSDRFYHAVAFTPVELLSAPIEQVEQALKENPELSMLMLRGLSSRILQTEMMIETLAHRDMGSRLVSFLLILCRDFGVPCADGITIDLKLSHQAIAEAIGSTRVTVTRLLGDLREKKMISIHKKKITVHKPVTLSRQFT, from the coding sequence ATGATCGTGACACAAGATAAAGCCCTAGCAAATGTTTTTCGTCAGATGGCAACTGGAGCGTTTCCTCCAGTTGTAGAAACGTTTGAACGCAATAAAACGATCTTTTTTCCTGGCGATCCTGCTGAACGAGTTTATTTTCTTTTAAAAGGCGCTGTTAAGCTTTCCAGGGTGTATGAGGCAGGAGAAGAAATCACAGTAGCGCTGCTACGGGAAAATAGCGTTTTTGGTGTGTTGTCATTACTGACAGGAAACAAATCGGATAGGTTTTACCATGCCGTTGCATTTACCCCTGTAGAATTATTGTCAGCTCCTATTGAACAAGTAGAGCAGGCACTCAAGGAAAATCCAGAATTATCAATGTTAATGCTGCGAGGTCTTTCTTCGCGAATTTTACAAACAGAGATGATGATTGAAACCCTCGCGCACCGAGATATGGGTTCAAGGTTAGTGAGTTTTTTATTAATTCTCTGTCGAGATTTTGGTGTTCCTTGTGCAGATGGGATCACAATAGATCTGAAGCTATCTCATCAAGCGATCGCAGAAGCGATCGGTTCTACTCGTGTTACCGTCACCAGGTTACTCGGCGATTTACGTGAGAAAAAGATGATTTCTATTCACAAAAAGAAGATTACTGTGCATAAACCTGTTACTTTAAGTCGGCAATTTACTTAA